Proteins encoded together in one Marispirochaeta sp. window:
- a CDS encoding 4Fe-4S binding protein has product MKKKILTPLRLAVLALFVIFITYEAYMHQVKGGGPDGAASIHALCPYGGLESLFAVFTAGSMIDKIYAGTFVLFGVTIVLVIVFRRAFCGWICPFGGIQEFLGRLGKKLMGRQLVMPGKADRVLRYLKYPVLVLTVLAALKTATLWMSPYDPWAAYGHITEGFAALWSESAVGLILLIITVVGSFLYDRFFCKYLCPMGGFLGIVSKVSPFKIKRVESVCISCDLCTKACSMNIDVAAADTITDAECINCQECVAACPKKGALENRFSFKRIFRVTPVKVGLIVLLIYFGGIGVSALAGWYTLLPAPITSETTVANVDELKGYMTLTEISTLTGMSLDEVYRRMDIPENVPSSTPVKELSSVVPGFEFHSARDKLKD; this is encoded by the coding sequence GTGAAAAAGAAGATTCTCACACCGTTGCGCCTTGCCGTCCTTGCTCTGTTTGTGATTTTCATCACCTATGAGGCCTACATGCACCAGGTAAAGGGCGGAGGTCCCGACGGCGCTGCATCCATACATGCTCTGTGTCCCTACGGCGGGCTGGAGAGCCTTTTCGCGGTGTTTACCGCAGGGTCGATGATCGACAAAATCTACGCCGGAACCTTTGTGCTCTTCGGCGTAACCATTGTGCTGGTTATTGTATTCAGACGCGCCTTCTGCGGCTGGATTTGTCCCTTCGGCGGAATTCAGGAGTTTCTGGGCCGTCTCGGAAAAAAACTCATGGGACGGCAGCTGGTTATGCCAGGGAAGGCCGACCGGGTTCTGCGATATCTGAAATACCCGGTCCTTGTGCTGACAGTACTGGCTGCCTTGAAGACGGCCACGCTGTGGATGTCTCCCTACGATCCCTGGGCGGCCTACGGGCATATCACGGAAGGATTTGCTGCCCTCTGGAGCGAGTCCGCGGTGGGGCTGATTCTGCTGATCATTACCGTCGTGGGATCGTTCCTGTACGACCGTTTCTTCTGCAAGTATCTCTGTCCCATGGGAGGATTCCTGGGGATCGTCTCCAAGGTCAGTCCTTTTAAAATAAAACGGGTCGAGAGCGTCTGTATTTCCTGCGATCTCTGTACCAAAGCCTGTTCCATGAATATCGATGTCGCCGCCGCCGACACAATTACCGACGCGGAATGCATCAACTGTCAGGAATGTGTGGCAGCCTGCCCGAAAAAGGGCGCCCTTGAAAACCGTTTTTCCTTCAAACGGATCTTTAGGGTAACCCCGGTCAAGGTAGGTCTGATTGTTCTGCTGATTTATTTCGGAGGGATCGGCGTCTCTGCTCTTGCAGGCTGGTACACACTGCTTCCGGCACCGATAACCAGTGAAACGACGGTTGCAAACGTTGACGAGCTCAAAGGCTACATGACCCTGACTGAGATTTCGACCCTTACCGGCATGTCTCTTGATGAGGTGTACAGGCGCATGGACATTCCGGAGAATGTTCCCTCATCCACCCCGGTCAAGGAACTGAGTTCGGTTGTTCCCGGGTTCGAGTTTCATTCGGCACGGGATAAGCTGAAGGATTGA
- a CDS encoding DsrE family protein, whose translation MEQELFILWTNADPVTAEKMVFMYAGNSIKRKWWDKVTVIIWGATAKLAAENADVQKGLEELRETGVALTACRACADQLGATEKLEQMGVEVKYWGEPLTEIIQSGKKLITV comes from the coding sequence ATGGAACAGGAACTTTTTATTCTGTGGACCAACGCCGATCCGGTTACCGCTGAGAAGATGGTCTTTATGTATGCCGGCAACTCCATAAAGCGTAAATGGTGGGACAAGGTGACGGTAATCATATGGGGAGCGACGGCCAAACTCGCAGCGGAGAATGCGGACGTACAAAAAGGGCTGGAGGAACTTCGGGAGACAGGAGTTGCCCTCACCGCCTGCAGGGCCTGCGCCGACCAGCTCGGGGCTACGGAAAAGCTCGAACAGATGGGGGTTGAAGTCAAATACTGGGGGGAACCGCTTACCGAAATCATACAAAGCGGAAAGAAACTGATAACGGTATAA
- a CDS encoding Ldh family oxidoreductase yields MKTDTYNTADAARHEDLASRALQAAGVGRTNADLVAEILVDADLRGIKSHGVMNLYQYYVKKVQDGIIKAEPEITLQQCTKTTALIDADNGLGNNDQGNQINDRRVRFAGSI; encoded by the coding sequence ATGAAAACGGATACATATAATACAGCGGACGCTGCGAGGCATGAGGACCTGGCATCCCGGGCCCTTCAGGCCGCAGGTGTGGGGCGTACCAATGCGGACCTTGTAGCGGAAATCCTTGTTGATGCGGATCTTCGGGGCATCAAATCTCACGGAGTAATGAATCTCTACCAGTATTACGTCAAAAAAGTTCAGGACGGCATAATAAAGGCGGAGCCGGAAATTACCCTGCAGCAGTGTACGAAAACAACTGCCCTTATCGATGCCGACAACGGGCTGGGCAATAACGACCAGGGGAACCAAATAAATGATAGGAGAGTTCGGTTTGCCGGTAGTATATAA
- a CDS encoding transposase — MPVVYKPCREVRELRRLFSVYESLNKHLVMLKNSVQSVLTENGIVLSAEEKKLLLSKKTGLSFLEELDISEASRISIRLSLEILSEVFEKKEQLTKEIFYAGKPFEKEVKLLISIKGITPLSALAFLSDVGDVSRFKTTRKMNAYLGLVPKLKESGDSSHAGHINRASRKTTRTLFTQSLVQAMYASPYLNSYYENIKDRRGAGRARIALIRKLCGVMRRMLLNGEPFRDIHIELCNKKIRQFDRTIKRVEQEKKIA, encoded by the coding sequence TTGCCGGTAGTATATAAACCCTGCCGGGAAGTGCGAGAGCTGCGAAGGCTCTTTTCGGTGTATGAAAGCTTGAATAAGCACCTGGTCATGCTAAAGAACAGCGTCCAGTCTGTGCTCACCGAAAATGGTATTGTTCTTTCAGCGGAAGAGAAGAAGCTGCTTTTATCGAAGAAAACGGGCTTATCTTTCCTCGAGGAACTTGATATCTCGGAGGCAAGCCGCATCAGCATACGACTCAGCCTTGAGATCCTGTCTGAGGTATTTGAGAAGAAAGAGCAATTGACCAAAGAAATCTTCTATGCGGGAAAGCCGTTTGAGAAAGAAGTAAAGCTGCTTATCTCGATCAAGGGAATTACCCCTCTGTCGGCACTGGCCTTCCTTTCCGATGTTGGAGATGTGAGCAGGTTCAAGACAACGAGAAAAATGAATGCCTATCTTGGCCTTGTTCCAAAACTGAAGGAAAGCGGTGATAGCTCACATGCAGGCCATATCAATCGGGCTTCACGAAAAACAACAAGGACTCTATTTACCCAGTCGTTAGTACAGGCAATGTATGCTTCACCGTATTTGAACAGCTATTATGAAAATATAAAAGATCGAAGGGGTGCAGGACGGGCGAGAATCGCACTTATCAGAAAATTATGTGGAGTAATGCGAAGGATGCTTCTGAATGGTGAACCATTCAGGGATATCCATATTGAACTGTGCAACAAGAAAATCAGGCAATTTGACCGGACAATAAAAAGAGTTGAACAGGAGAAAAAAATCGCTTGA